The following proteins are encoded in a genomic region of alpha proteobacterium U9-1i:
- a CDS encoding pyruvate dehydrogenase E1 component — protein sequence MAETIVATSNTRSDPATIGRLDQLDARLRWLSAWMIHNANQLRESRDGLKVGGHQASCASMTTLMATLYFGALRQTDRVAVKPHASPVLHAIEYLCGRQSLDQMQRFRALGGVQSYPSRTKDKIDVDFSTGSVGLGVAITAFASLTQDYLTAHNWLDPSRQGRMIALLGDAELDEGNIYEALIEAYKHDIRNTWWIVDYNRQSLDATTADRMFDRFEDIFETAGWRVLTLKYGKAQREAFQRPGGEDLRNWIDSCSNAEYAALTYQGGAAWRTKLNVDLGDKARSLVAQYDDDALSALMTGLGGHCAETLLDAYAQADDDLPTLFTAYTIKGYGLPFAGHKDNHSGQLTATQMEALRESLNIGAGDEWAPMAGLSPSDAEALSAFIAATPFAQPHQRRFSAPTIAVPSVESFPVPKAEEISTQAAFGRILVDLVKADPAFAKRIVTTSPDVTVSTNLGGFVNLTGLFRRRDMPDVFRAAKIPSMQKWSGNAAGQHIELGIAENNLFLVLAALGLAGDLWGERLLPIGTLYDPFIARGLDALNYGCYQDARFMVVATPSGITLAPEGGAHQSISTPLIGIGQPGLTYFEPAYADELAAIMRWGFEHMQAEKGGSVYLRLSTRPLEQLPRTLTAQDRADVVSGAYWLRRPEGSTPLAIAYTGAIAPEVMGAVSELMEAYPGLGVLAVTSPDLLYNEWCGAREARARGDQKIAHVETLLAALSTDAGIVSVIDGHPLSLSWLGGVQRNPVHPLGVRAFGQSGDIPDLYATHHLDAASIVRAAHDAAGWSRPRR from the coding sequence ATGGCTGAGACAATAGTCGCGACCAGCAACACCCGCTCCGACCCCGCGACCATCGGGCGTTTGGACCAACTCGACGCGCGACTGCGCTGGCTTTCGGCCTGGATGATCCACAACGCCAACCAGCTACGCGAAAGCCGCGACGGCCTGAAGGTGGGCGGACACCAAGCGTCATGCGCGTCGATGACGACGTTGATGGCGACACTCTATTTCGGCGCATTGCGCCAAACCGATCGCGTCGCCGTGAAGCCGCATGCGAGCCCAGTGCTCCATGCCATTGAGTATCTGTGCGGCCGTCAAAGCCTTGATCAGATGCAGCGTTTCCGCGCGTTGGGCGGCGTTCAATCGTACCCCTCGCGCACGAAGGATAAGATCGACGTCGATTTTTCCACTGGTTCAGTGGGTCTCGGTGTGGCGATCACGGCGTTCGCGTCGCTGACGCAAGACTATCTCACCGCGCATAATTGGCTCGACCCGTCGCGCCAAGGGCGGATGATCGCGCTTCTGGGTGACGCTGAACTTGACGAAGGCAACATCTACGAAGCCCTGATCGAGGCGTACAAGCATGACATCCGCAACACGTGGTGGATCGTCGATTACAATCGCCAAAGTCTCGACGCGACGACGGCAGACCGTATGTTCGACCGCTTCGAGGATATCTTCGAGACAGCAGGCTGGCGCGTCCTCACGCTAAAATACGGCAAGGCGCAACGCGAAGCTTTTCAAAGGCCCGGCGGCGAGGACTTGCGGAATTGGATCGATTCTTGCTCCAACGCCGAATACGCCGCACTCACCTATCAAGGCGGTGCGGCTTGGCGCACCAAACTCAACGTCGATCTCGGCGACAAAGCCCGTTCCCTTGTCGCCCAATATGACGACGACGCGTTAAGCGCGCTGATGACGGGCCTTGGCGGTCATTGCGCAGAAACACTTCTCGACGCATACGCACAAGCCGACGACGATCTTCCAACCTTGTTCACGGCTTACACGATCAAGGGCTATGGGCTGCCCTTCGCCGGCCACAAGGACAATCATTCGGGTCAGCTCACCGCGACGCAAATGGAGGCTCTCCGCGAGAGCCTTAACATTGGCGCTGGCGATGAATGGGCGCCAATGGCTGGCTTGAGCCCATCCGACGCTGAAGCGCTGAGCGCCTTCATCGCCGCCACACCGTTCGCGCAACCGCACCAGCGGCGCTTCTCCGCGCCCACAATCGCGGTTCCATCAGTCGAGTCGTTTCCAGTTCCGAAGGCCGAGGAGATTTCGACGCAGGCCGCGTTTGGGCGCATCCTCGTCGACCTTGTCAAAGCCGACCCGGCTTTCGCCAAGCGCATCGTGACGACCTCGCCGGACGTCACCGTGTCCACCAATCTCGGCGGCTTTGTGAACCTGACCGGCCTCTTCCGGCGCCGCGACATGCCGGACGTTTTTCGCGCTGCGAAAATTCCTTCGATGCAGAAATGGAGCGGCAACGCCGCTGGGCAACACATTGAACTTGGCATAGCCGAGAACAACCTGTTCCTCGTGCTCGCCGCGCTTGGGCTTGCTGGCGATCTCTGGGGCGAGCGCCTTTTGCCGATCGGCACGCTCTACGATCCCTTCATCGCGCGCGGCCTCGATGCCCTCAATTACGGCTGCTATCAGGACGCGCGTTTCATGGTCGTGGCGACACCTTCGGGTATCACGCTGGCGCCGGAAGGCGGCGCGCACCAATCGATCAGCACGCCGCTCATCGGCATCGGTCAGCCCGGTCTCACCTATTTCGAGCCTGCTTACGCCGACGAACTCGCCGCCATCATGCGCTGGGGCTTTGAACACATGCAGGCGGAGAAAGGCGGCTCCGTCTATCTGCGTCTGTCCACGCGCCCGCTCGAGCAATTGCCGCGCACGCTCACCGCGCAGGATCGCGCCGACGTCGTCTCCGGCGCGTATTGGCTGCGCCGCCCCGAAGGCTCAACGCCGCTGGCGATCGCCTATACCGGCGCAATCGCGCCTGAGGTTATGGGCGCTGTGAGCGAATTGATGGAAGCGTATCCAGGCCTCGGCGTGCTCGCCGTGACATCGCCCGACCTGCTCTACAACGAATGGTGCGGCGCGCGGGAAGCGCGAGCGCGCGGCGACCAAAAGATCGCCCACGTTGAAACATTGCTTGCCGCGCTCTCGACCGATGCCGGGATCGTCAGCGTTATCGACGGCCACCCATTGTCGCTCAGCTGGCTTGGCGGCGTGCAGCGCAATCCGGTCCACCCCCTCGGCGTCCGCGCCTTCGGCCAATCGGGCGACATCCCCGATCTTTACGCGACACATCACCTGGACGCAGCATCAATCGTCCGCGCCGCCCACGATGCGGCCGGCTGGTCGCGGCCACGCCGTTAG
- a CDS encoding L-lactate dehydrogenase, with protein sequence MVFDYIDGGADDEVTLARSIAAFQDIELAWDALVDVAAIDTATSIMGQAMHLPFFISPTAASRLFHPRGGEIAVARAAERAGIVYATSSIASTTMEDIAAATGGPRWFQVYVWKDRGLVAETLERAKAAGFTGVVLTVDVPVAGNRERDPANRFTIPPEVNWRTATQTLARPSYLWDVLTTPPIGPANFMHLAVEGGVIELINQQFDRAVTWRDAEWLRQIWGGKFAVKGISTPADARRCVEIGANAVWVSNHGGRQLDTAPATIDTLPAIADAVRGDAEIILDGGVRRGSDIVKALALGANAVAIGRAYLWGLAAGGEAGVSRALEILETELRRTMALLGRPRIADLNRDIVFRRA encoded by the coding sequence ATGGTATTCGACTACATAGATGGCGGCGCCGATGATGAGGTGACGCTGGCGCGCAGCATCGCCGCCTTCCAGGATATCGAGCTGGCCTGGGACGCCCTGGTCGACGTCGCGGCAATCGATACCGCGACGAGCATCATGGGTCAGGCCATGCACCTACCCTTCTTCATCAGCCCTACGGCAGCCTCGAGGCTGTTTCATCCACGCGGCGGTGAGATCGCCGTGGCGCGCGCAGCGGAACGGGCGGGCATCGTCTACGCAACTTCCAGCATCGCCTCCACGACGATGGAGGATATCGCCGCCGCTACGGGTGGGCCGCGCTGGTTTCAGGTCTATGTCTGGAAGGATCGCGGTCTCGTCGCCGAAACGCTTGAACGCGCTAAGGCCGCCGGTTTCACAGGCGTGGTGCTCACTGTTGACGTCCCCGTCGCGGGCAATCGCGAGCGCGATCCGGCCAACCGCTTCACTATCCCACCGGAAGTGAATTGGCGCACCGCGACGCAGACGCTGGCGCGTCCGAGTTACCTTTGGGATGTGCTGACAACGCCCCCGATAGGCCCGGCAAACTTCATGCATCTGGCCGTCGAGGGCGGCGTGATCGAATTGATCAACCAGCAGTTTGATCGTGCCGTGACATGGCGCGACGCCGAATGGCTGCGCCAAATCTGGGGCGGAAAGTTTGCGGTGAAAGGCATCTCAACGCCGGCGGACGCGCGGCGTTGCGTCGAGATCGGCGCCAACGCTGTGTGGGTGTCCAACCACGGCGGCCGCCAGCTGGATACAGCGCCCGCCACCATCGACACGCTGCCGGCGATTGCCGACGCGGTGCGCGGCGACGCGGAGATTATACTCGATGGCGGCGTTCGACGCGGCAGCGATATCGTCAAAGCGCTGGCGCTCGGGGCCAACGCAGTCGCCATCGGTCGTGCGTATCTGTGGGGTCTCGCGGCTGGCGGGGAAGCGGGCGTCTCCCGCGCGCTCGAAATCTTGGAGACTGAACTCAGGCGCACGATGGCCTTGCTTGGCCGTCCGCGCATCGCCGATCTAAACCGCGACATCGTTTTTCGGCGGGCCTAG
- a CDS encoding sulfate adenylyltransferase subunit 1, translating into MTVVSMDRRASRVATQPSDKPVLRFTTAGNVDDGKSTLIGRLLFDGEALLRDQVSAIARAKHARAAPGEIDLALVTDGLEAEREQGITIDVAYRYFATPRRSFIIADAPGHEQYTRNMVTAASQAELAVILVDATRAHRGALPRQTRRHAAIAALMGLDVIVAVNKLDLVNYDEAVFDGIAEAFEDWAVRINLARPLILPIAAKPGDNVSTPSDNLAWWRGPTLLQALEAAIPTRAAQAALRFPVQRVLRARGDAARPFRGYAGRIESGALRVGDVLRPAGGDAVAVVSELHTPQGSADSAPTGASVTIVLDREIDLARGDVLVQSADTVETTTRLQAEICWLDTTPLQVGRRYLLKQGARTTQAIVREVSFVRDLEGFAESSSEAGVSANDIARVELQTKDAVLNDDYAAFRGAGGFVLMDGATNQTVAAGVIRL; encoded by the coding sequence ATGACGGTTGTGAGCATGGATCGCCGGGCGTCGCGCGTGGCCACACAACCATCCGACAAGCCAGTGCTGCGTTTCACCACTGCCGGCAATGTGGACGATGGCAAGTCGACGCTGATCGGGCGCCTGCTGTTCGACGGCGAAGCGTTGCTGCGTGACCAGGTGAGCGCCATCGCCCGCGCCAAGCACGCGCGCGCCGCACCGGGCGAAATCGATCTGGCGCTGGTGACGGATGGGCTTGAGGCCGAGCGCGAGCAGGGCATCACCATCGACGTCGCCTATCGCTATTTCGCGACGCCTCGCCGCTCGTTCATTATCGCCGACGCGCCGGGTCACGAACAATATACGCGCAACATGGTCACCGCTGCGTCGCAGGCGGAGCTGGCGGTGATCCTGGTGGACGCTACGCGGGCGCATCGCGGCGCTCTGCCGCGTCAAACCCGCCGTCACGCTGCGATCGCCGCTCTTATGGGGCTCGACGTCATCGTCGCCGTGAACAAGCTTGATCTCGTGAACTATGACGAAGCCGTATTCGACGGCATCGCCGAGGCGTTTGAAGATTGGGCGGTGCGCATCAACCTCGCGCGTCCTCTGATCCTGCCGATCGCCGCCAAGCCTGGTGATAATGTGTCTACGCCAAGCGACAACCTCGCCTGGTGGCGCGGTCCAACTCTGCTGCAAGCGCTTGAAGCGGCGATACCGACGCGTGCGGCACAGGCGGCGTTGAGATTTCCGGTGCAGCGTGTGTTGCGCGCCCGCGGAGACGCTGCGCGCCCGTTTCGTGGTTATGCGGGGCGCATTGAATCGGGCGCGCTGCGCGTGGGAGACGTGCTGCGCCCAGCGGGCGGCGATGCCGTGGCCGTGGTAAGCGAGCTTCATACACCGCAAGGCAGCGCAGACAGCGCGCCGACCGGTGCGAGCGTCACCATCGTTCTGGATCGGGAGATCGACCTGGCGCGTGGAGATGTGTTGGTGCAATCGGCCGATACGGTCGAGACGACGACACGCCTTCAGGCCGAAATCTGCTGGCTCGATACAACGCCTTTGCAGGTCGGGCGTCGGTATCTGCTGAAACAAGGCGCACGCACGACGCAAGCGATCGTCCGAGAAGTGTCGTTCGTGCGAGATCTGGAAGGTTTCGCCGAAAGTTCCAGTGAGGCGGGCGTGAGCGCCAACGATATCGCCCGGGTGGAGCTGCAGACCAAAGATGCTGTGCTCAACGATGACTACGCGGCGTTTCGTGGCGCCGGTGGGTTTGTTCTCATGGACGGCGCCACCAACCAGACCGTCGCCGCAGGCGTGATCCGGCTCTAA
- a CDS encoding sulfate adenylyltransferase subunit 2, whose translation MDAPREPAALSHLDWLEADAIHILREVAAERARPALLFSGGKDSAVLLHLAVKAFTPEALAFPLLHVDTGHNFPEVIAFRDKRVRELGVELIVGKVEDSIARGTVRVAGPTASRNSAQSVTLLEAIEAQQFDALFGGARRDEEKARAKERIVSLRDAFGGWNPRAQRPELWSLYNTRVSPGEHVRVFPLSNWTEVDIWRYIAREKIELPSLYYAHERDVVAKRGLFVPVTDLTPAAEGDTVERRMVRFRTVGDITCTCPVESDAQTPTDIITETIFADVSERGATRLDDQASEAAMEARKREGYF comes from the coding sequence GTGGATGCTCCGCGTGAGCCGGCGGCTTTAAGCCATCTCGACTGGCTCGAAGCGGACGCGATCCACATTCTACGCGAAGTAGCGGCGGAGCGTGCGCGCCCGGCTTTGTTGTTCTCCGGCGGCAAGGATTCTGCCGTGCTGCTGCATCTTGCCGTGAAGGCGTTTACGCCGGAGGCGCTGGCGTTTCCGTTGTTGCACGTGGATACGGGCCACAACTTTCCCGAGGTGATCGCGTTTCGCGACAAGCGCGTCCGCGAATTGGGCGTGGAACTGATCGTCGGCAAGGTCGAGGATTCTATAGCACGGGGCACGGTGCGTGTGGCGGGCCCGACCGCGTCACGCAATTCGGCGCAATCGGTGACTTTGCTTGAGGCGATCGAAGCGCAGCAGTTCGATGCACTGTTTGGAGGCGCACGGCGCGACGAGGAGAAGGCCCGCGCCAAGGAGCGCATCGTTTCGCTGCGCGATGCATTCGGCGGCTGGAATCCGCGTGCGCAGCGTCCGGAGCTCTGGAGCCTTTACAACACGCGCGTGTCGCCGGGCGAGCACGTGCGTGTGTTTCCGCTTTCGAATTGGACGGAAGTCGATATTTGGCGCTACATCGCCCGCGAGAAGATTGAGCTGCCGAGTCTCTATTACGCGCACGAGCGCGACGTGGTGGCCAAGCGCGGCCTGTTTGTGCCGGTTACCGACCTCACGCCAGCGGCGGAAGGCGACACGGTGGAGCGGCGCATGGTGCGATTCCGCACCGTGGGCGACATCACTTGCACGTGCCCCGTCGAGAGCGATGCGCAGACTCCCACGGACATCATCACCGAGACCATTTTCGCCGACGTTTCGGAACGCGGCGCCACGCGCTTGGACGACCAAGCCAGCGAGGCGGCCATGGAAGCGCGAAAGCGCGAGGGCTATTTCTGA
- a CDS encoding phosphoadenylyl-sulfate reductase, which translates to MSKLWRPPEAPWTEERETLAQAGAALLRRIADAHPTAAIATSLQAEDAVLTDLAFRAGAKIDLVTLNTGRLPQETLAAKTALEQRYGVEIAAFAPDREEILNWIVSHGADGFYESEKLRHECCAIRKVKPLARALEGRTAWVTGQRRAQAATRTELAEHEFDATHGIEKFNPIAAWSQDDVWAYIARHDVPVNALYARGYASIGCDPCTRAIRADEDVRAGRWWWERSQSKECGLHVVDGALASEGQLA; encoded by the coding sequence ATGTCGAAGCTGTGGCGGCCGCCTGAGGCGCCCTGGACGGAGGAGCGGGAAACGTTGGCGCAAGCGGGCGCCGCGTTGTTGCGCCGCATCGCCGACGCGCATCCAACCGCTGCGATCGCCACAAGCTTGCAAGCTGAAGACGCCGTGTTGACGGACCTTGCGTTCCGCGCTGGTGCGAAGATCGATCTGGTGACGTTGAACACCGGCCGGCTGCCACAGGAAACGCTCGCGGCTAAGACGGCGCTTGAACAACGTTATGGTGTCGAGATCGCCGCCTTTGCGCCGGATCGCGAAGAGATACTGAATTGGATCGTCAGCCACGGCGCGGACGGCTTCTACGAAAGCGAGAAGCTACGCCACGAGTGCTGCGCGATCCGCAAGGTGAAGCCTTTAGCGCGGGCGCTTGAAGGGCGCACGGCGTGGGTAACCGGCCAGCGCCGTGCGCAGGCGGCGACGCGCACCGAACTTGCCGAACACGAATTCGACGCGACGCACGGCATTGAGAAGTTCAATCCGATTGCTGCGTGGAGCCAGGACGACGTGTGGGCCTATATCGCCCGTCACGACGTGCCGGTTAACGCGCTCTACGCGCGGGGTTATGCCTCCATCGGTTGCGATCCGTGCACACGCGCGATCAGGGCGGACGAAGATGTCCGCGCCGGCCGGTGGTGGTGGGAGCGAAGTCAATCGAAGGAGTGCGGCTTGCACGTTGTGGACGGCGCCCTCGCGAGCGAAGGGCAATTGGCATGA
- a CDS encoding membrane protein — MIEGLLSTPALFTFGLLVGVGFIAQLIDGALGMAYGALGSTFLLSMGIPPAAASAAVHAAEMVTTGASGASHLMHKNVDSNLFWRLAPAGIVGGILGAYVLTGIDETLLKAAVSVYLGALGGIILGRAMLGRFGQGEQPKRVVPLGFAGGFLDASGGGGWGPVVTTQLLSGGHTPRIVIGTVNTAEFLVTVAISATFAWTLVTGRLEIVGGIAFFATIVGGLVLGGVLAAPFAGKITKVAPARALMGAVGVVVISLSAWRLVQVWPALQSDTTLTALAQQASLFSVSFTGMP; from the coding sequence ATGATCGAGGGCCTCCTTTCCACGCCTGCGTTGTTCACGTTCGGCCTTTTGGTCGGCGTTGGCTTCATAGCCCAATTGATCGATGGGGCGTTGGGCATGGCCTATGGCGCGCTCGGATCGACATTTCTGCTCAGCATGGGCATCCCGCCAGCCGCCGCGTCCGCGGCCGTACATGCTGCCGAAATGGTCACCACCGGCGCATCCGGTGCATCGCATCTCATGCATAAGAACGTCGATTCCAACCTGTTTTGGCGCCTGGCGCCGGCTGGCATCGTTGGCGGCATACTTGGCGCGTACGTACTCACGGGTATCGACGAGACGCTGCTCAAGGCCGCGGTGTCGGTCTATCTCGGCGCACTCGGCGGCATCATTCTCGGCCGCGCCATGCTTGGACGCTTTGGCCAAGGCGAACAACCGAAGCGCGTCGTGCCGCTGGGCTTCGCCGGCGGCTTTCTCGATGCGAGTGGCGGCGGCGGTTGGGGGCCTGTCGTCACCACGCAATTGCTCAGTGGCGGCCACACCCCACGCATTGTTATCGGCACCGTGAACACCGCCGAATTTCTCGTCACGGTCGCGATATCAGCCACGTTCGCATGGACATTAGTCACTGGGCGGCTCGAAATCGTCGGCGGCATCGCCTTCTTCGCCACGATCGTTGGCGGCTTAGTGCTGGGCGGCGTTCTCGCTGCGCCATTCGCCGGCAAGATCACCAAAGTCGCACCCGCGCGAGCTCTTATGGGCGCCGTTGGTGTTGTCGTGATTTCCTTGTCGGCGTGGCGGCTCGTACAGGTGTGGCCGGCGCTTCAGAGCGACACGACATTGACCGCGCTGGCGCAGCAAGCGTCGCTTTTCTCGGTGTCCTTCACCGGAATGCCCTAG
- a CDS encoding flavodoxin reductases (ferredoxin-NADPH reductases) family 1 — translation MKHSTLTDTIGEALPVAAQVEFAPPASVSVETVLSVKHWTDSLFSFRLTRPASFRFRSGEFVMLGLMNGPKPILRAYSIASPAWDEEIEFYSIKVPDGPLTSRLQLIQPGDKVLLGKKPTGTLVHDALTPAKRLYLLSTGTGIAPFASLVRDPETYERFDEVILTHTCRTVAELAYGEEIVRVAKSDPLVGEFATEKLRLFNGATREDYTHTARITTLIENGKLFEALGVPAFSPETDRVMICGSKKVLEDLKALSEKAGLVEGSNTAPGAFVIERAFVG, via the coding sequence ATGAAGCATTCCACGCTCACCGATACGATCGGCGAGGCGCTCCCAGTCGCCGCGCAAGTCGAGTTTGCGCCGCCAGCGAGCGTGAGCGTCGAAACGGTGCTTAGCGTGAAGCACTGGACCGACAGCCTGTTCTCGTTCCGGCTGACGCGCCCGGCGAGCTTCCGCTTTCGCTCGGGCGAGTTCGTGATGCTGGGGCTGATGAACGGCCCGAAGCCGATCCTACGCGCCTATTCGATCGCCAGCCCCGCCTGGGACGAAGAGATCGAGTTCTATTCAATCAAGGTGCCAGACGGCCCTTTGACCTCGCGCCTGCAATTGATCCAGCCGGGCGATAAAGTCCTGCTTGGCAAGAAGCCGACGGGCACGTTGGTTCACGACGCGCTGACGCCGGCCAAGCGGCTCTATCTGTTGAGCACCGGCACCGGCATCGCGCCGTTCGCAAGTTTGGTGCGCGATCCAGAAACGTACGAACGCTTCGACGAGGTGATTCTCACGCATACGTGCCGCACGGTGGCGGAGCTCGCCTATGGTGAGGAGATCGTGCGGGTCGCCAAGTCCGACCCGCTGGTGGGAGAGTTCGCTACGGAGAAGCTGCGCTTGTTCAACGGCGCCACACGCGAAGACTATACACACACTGCGCGGATCACGACTCTGATCGAGAACGGCAAGCTGTTTGAAGCGCTCGGCGTGCCCGCATTTTCGCCGGAAACGGATCGCGTGATGATCTGCGGCTCGAAGAAGGTGCTCGAAGACCTGAAGGCGCTGAGCGAGAAAGCGGGCCTCGTTGAAGGTTCCAACACCGCGCCGGGCGCGTTCGTGATCGAGCGTGCGTTTGTCGGCTAG
- a CDS encoding siroheme synthase has translation MIPIYLDPQRTMVAVIGRGATAKRRVEWLRRLDAAPVVFSDAPTTELREAAGEALAEHLPERADLRNFDAIWIVDLDQSTMRTLAEAARAEGVLVNVEDVKSHCAFHTPAIVRRGKLVLAAGTGGASPAAASAVREKLEQTFDFGWAEALDELAVAREKLRASGADMAAIATDARARLRQRALIEAAK, from the coding sequence ATGATCCCGATCTATCTCGATCCACAGCGCACAATGGTCGCGGTTATCGGTCGCGGCGCTACAGCGAAGCGCCGTGTCGAATGGCTGCGCCGGCTGGACGCCGCGCCAGTCGTGTTTTCCGACGCGCCCACCACCGAACTGCGCGAGGCCGCTGGTGAAGCGCTGGCCGAACACTTGCCCGAGCGCGCCGACCTCAGGAATTTCGACGCGATTTGGATCGTTGATCTTGATCAATCGACGATGCGGACTTTGGCCGAAGCCGCACGTGCCGAAGGCGTGCTGGTTAACGTCGAGGACGTGAAAAGCCATTGCGCATTCCATACGCCGGCCATCGTCAGGCGCGGCAAGTTGGTGCTGGCTGCAGGCACCGGTGGCGCGAGCCCCGCCGCCGCGTCGGCGGTGCGCGAAAAGTTGGAACAGACATTCGATTTCGGATGGGCCGAGGCGCTGGACGAACTGGCCGTTGCGCGGGAGAAGCTGCGCGCAAGCGGCGCCGACATGGCCGCCATCGCGACAGATGCGCGCGCGCGCTTACGCCAGCGTGCGCTGATCGAAGCGGCCAAATAG
- a CDS encoding uroporphyrinogen-III methyltransferase: MTGVVYLVGAGPGAADLLTLRAARLLAQADLVLHDALVEPDVLALAPQARKLNVGKRANRPSTDQTFINRVLVRAARARKVIVRLKGGDPMLFGRAQEEIDACRKAGVPVEIVPGISAAFAAAAEAGASLTQRRVARSVAFVTPSVSKGDSESAEWADAAAAAESVALYMGATHAERVRDALLARGVAASTPLLLVESAGRPETRRTAGVLGALVELAAQTGAGPVLLLLGNAFAKADAEIAPEWFEARA; the protein is encoded by the coding sequence ATGACGGGTGTGGTGTATCTCGTCGGCGCAGGCCCCGGCGCGGCGGACTTGCTCACTCTGCGCGCCGCGCGTCTGCTGGCGCAAGCTGACTTGGTGTTGCACGACGCCTTGGTTGAGCCGGACGTGCTCGCGTTGGCGCCGCAAGCGCGAAAGCTCAATGTTGGCAAGCGCGCAAATCGGCCATCGACGGACCAAACCTTCATCAATCGGGTGCTGGTTCGCGCCGCGCGCGCGCGCAAGGTGATCGTGCGTCTCAAGGGCGGCGACCCGATGTTGTTTGGCCGCGCGCAGGAAGAAATCGATGCGTGCCGCAAAGCCGGAGTGCCGGTGGAGATCGTGCCAGGGATCAGCGCGGCGTTCGCGGCCGCCGCCGAAGCTGGCGCTTCGCTCACCCAGCGCCGCGTCGCGCGCTCGGTCGCGTTTGTTACGCCGTCGGTGAGCAAGGGCGACAGTGAGAGCGCCGAATGGGCCGACGCCGCCGCTGCTGCTGAATCCGTCGCACTTTACATGGGCGCCACGCACGCTGAACGCGTGCGCGACGCGCTGTTGGCGCGTGGTGTCGCGGCCTCGACGCCGCTGCTGCTGGTGGAAAGCGCTGGCCGACCGGAGACACGCCGCACCGCCGGGGTTCTGGGCGCGCTGGTCGAGCTCGCGGCGCAGACGGGCGCGGGTCCGGTTCTGTTGCTGCTTGGCAATGCGTTTGCCAAGGCTGACGCCGAGATCGCCCCGGAATGGTTTGAGGCGCGCGCATGA
- a CDS encoding oxidoreductase (involved in sulfite reduction) yields MSALIRLTTAGPAAVLPKDGRVFTPLAHWLVTERRGDAVLLANTDDPLVLAGHIGAVDAIAVEFPKPTDGRGFSIARLLRDRVGYRGELRAVGAVAHDQLTFMRRCGFDTFDLREGEDPAACLKAFSEISVLYQGASDDPRPLFRRREEALKLLTQGGMQ; encoded by the coding sequence ATGAGCGCGCTCATCCGCCTCACGACCGCCGGCCCCGCCGCCGTGCTGCCGAAGGATGGGCGCGTGTTCACACCGCTCGCCCACTGGCTGGTGACGGAAAGGCGCGGCGACGCCGTATTGTTGGCGAATACGGACGATCCGCTCGTGCTCGCCGGGCATATCGGTGCGGTCGACGCCATCGCGGTTGAGTTTCCGAAGCCCACGGACGGCCGCGGCTTTTCGATTGCGCGCCTGTTGCGCGATCGCGTGGGCTATCGCGGCGAATTGCGTGCTGTGGGTGCGGTTGCGCACGATCAGCTTACCTTCATGCGCCGCTGCGGGTTCGACACGTTTGATCTGCGCGAGGGTGAGGATCCGGCGGCGTGCCTCAAGGCGTTCAGCGAAATCAGCGTTTTGTACCAAGGCGCCTCGGACGATCCGCGCCCACTGTTTCGCCGCCGCGAAGAGGCGCTGAAGCTGTTAACGCAAGGCGGTATGCAATGA